One stretch of Bacteroidota bacterium DNA includes these proteins:
- the rplC gene encoding 50S ribosomal protein L3 gives MSGILGRKIGMTSIFDDDGRNIVCTVVEAGPCTVTQVKSDETDGYRSVQLAFGERTEKSTTKALKGHFDAAKTSPKRHLVEFRRFDGMDDLGLGDEVSVGDVFEEGDLIHVVGTSKGKGFQGVVKRHNFGGVNDATHGQHNRQRAPGSIGQASDPSRVFKGTKMAGRTGGDRVTVKNLSVVRIYPDKNMLLVQGALPGARKGIVEIRKA, from the coding sequence ATGAGCGGAATCCTCGGCCGAAAGATCGGCATGACGAGCATCTTCGACGACGACGGGCGTAACATCGTCTGCACGGTCGTCGAAGCCGGCCCCTGCACGGTGACGCAGGTCAAGAGCGACGAGACGGACGGCTACCGCTCGGTGCAGCTTGCCTTCGGCGAGCGCACGGAGAAGAGCACGACGAAGGCCCTCAAGGGCCACTTCGACGCAGCCAAGACCTCGCCCAAGCGCCACCTCGTCGAGTTCCGCCGCTTCGACGGGATGGACGACCTCGGCCTCGGCGACGAAGTCAGCGTCGGCGACGTCTTTGAAGAGGGCGACCTGATCCACGTCGTCGGCACGTCGAAGGGTAAGGGCTTTCAGGGCGTCGTCAAGCGCCACAACTTCGGCGGCGTCAACGACGCGACGCACGGCCAGCACAACCGCCAGCGCGCCCCGGGCTCGATTGGCCAGGCCTCGGACCCGAGCCGCGTCTTCAAGGGCACCAAGATGGCCGGCCGCACCGGCGGCGACCGCGTGACGGTCAAGAACCTCAGCGTCGTCCGCATCTACCCCGACAAGAACATGCTGCTCGTCCAGGGCGCGCTGCCCGGTGCCCGGAAGGGGATCGTCGAAATCCGCAAAGCCTAA